One region of Natronobacterium texcoconense genomic DNA includes:
- a CDS encoding TOBE domain-containing protein, translated as MANSVGIGYNADTEFGRELENGEPWYELALETEEGDGAHENISLADSSADVSVGDVVTCHVRPSDLAVDPSNPKDSSLTGEVARVADLGRRYDVTVRLESGQELLVERATNPPAADDVVGIDFPAEKLTLFETDHRKRVDVGPAY; from the coding sequence GTGGCCAACAGCGTCGGAATCGGCTACAACGCCGACACCGAGTTCGGACGGGAACTCGAGAACGGCGAGCCGTGGTACGAACTCGCTCTCGAGACCGAAGAGGGCGACGGCGCTCACGAGAACATTTCCCTGGCCGACTCGAGTGCGGACGTATCTGTCGGTGACGTCGTCACGTGTCACGTTCGGCCGTCTGATCTCGCGGTCGACCCGTCGAACCCGAAGGACTCGTCGCTAACGGGAGAAGTCGCCCGCGTCGCGGATCTCGGTCGCCGGTACGACGTGACCGTGCGACTCGAGTCTGGACAAGAACTCCTCGTCGAGCGGGCGACGAACCCGCCTGCGGCCGATGACGTCGTCGGAATCGATTTCCCTGCTGAGAAACTGACGCTTTTCGAGACCGATCACCGCAAGCGCGTCGATGTCGGTCCGGCGTACTAG
- a CDS encoding nitrous oxide reductase accessory protein NosL — protein MTDSGPHSWRRRRLLAAVGAGTVTGLAGCSGDDGENDGDVSDSDDGDEESPFLVDHPGDEPKDFENQHMCGVCTMGVVDYDDRNAQLAHENGDGMMFCSSGCLFAYYVAPEHFDGPDSEIAGVWVTDFDTGELIDGFDAHYALEHDERRADDPMGVDPRVYEDEEMAFEYVDEYDDLDEDDVITFSEVDEEVARIYRSTRIP, from the coding sequence ATGACAGACTCAGGCCCGCATTCGTGGCGCCGACGCCGATTACTCGCCGCAGTCGGTGCCGGAACGGTCACCGGACTCGCCGGTTGTTCCGGCGACGACGGCGAGAACGACGGAGACGTCTCGGATTCCGACGACGGCGACGAGGAGTCCCCGTTTCTCGTCGATCATCCCGGTGACGAACCCAAGGACTTCGAGAACCAGCACATGTGTGGCGTCTGTACGATGGGTGTGGTGGACTACGACGACCGAAACGCCCAGCTCGCCCACGAGAACGGCGACGGGATGATGTTCTGTAGCTCGGGCTGTCTGTTCGCCTACTACGTCGCACCCGAACACTTCGACGGGCCGGATAGCGAGATCGCCGGCGTCTGGGTAACCGATTTCGATACTGGCGAACTGATCGACGGCTTCGATGCCCACTACGCACTCGAGCACGACGAAAGGCGGGCAGACGATCCGATGGGCGTCGATCCACGCGTCTACGAGGACGAGGAGATGGCATTCGAGTACGTCGACGAGTACGACGACCTGGACGAGGACGACGTTATCACGTTCTCGGAAGTCGACGAGGAAGTCGCGAGGATCTACCGGAGCACGCGAATCCCGTAA
- a CDS encoding sulfite exporter TauE/SafE family protein: protein MTAPRIVLETCHDPALDPTTVEPVGLAVFALIGLLGGAHCLGMCGPLVTTYSDRLRAQSDGRAARNELTVGMVKQHALFNLGRTASYAILGGLFGLAGATVFVSSRAVTAVATDVHAIAGIVVGIVIVAMGVHYLVGRGLVGGSVSLPFVGSLLERVHGRLLANVDVWVGDSRIAGLGAVHGLLPCPLLYPAFLYAFVQGSPTGGFLGLAALGLGTVPSLFVYGTLFQSLSLETRVKLHRVLGVGFVVLGYIPLQHGLATVGVPLPHPPIPYYQPL from the coding sequence ATGACGGCCCCGCGAATCGTCCTCGAGACGTGTCACGATCCCGCTCTCGATCCGACGACGGTCGAACCGGTCGGGCTCGCCGTCTTCGCGCTGATCGGGTTGCTCGGTGGCGCACACTGTCTCGGGATGTGTGGGCCGCTCGTGACAACTTACTCCGACCGACTCCGGGCCCAGAGCGACGGCCGGGCGGCGAGAAACGAGCTAACCGTCGGGATGGTCAAACAGCACGCGCTGTTCAACCTCGGACGGACGGCGAGTTACGCGATCCTCGGAGGGCTGTTCGGACTCGCGGGCGCGACCGTCTTCGTCTCCTCTCGAGCGGTGACAGCGGTCGCGACCGACGTCCACGCCATCGCCGGTATCGTCGTCGGAATCGTGATCGTCGCGATGGGCGTCCACTACCTGGTCGGTCGCGGACTCGTCGGCGGGTCGGTCAGTCTCCCGTTCGTCGGGTCGCTCCTCGAGCGCGTCCACGGACGCCTGCTCGCGAACGTCGACGTCTGGGTCGGCGACAGCCGGATTGCGGGCCTCGGTGCAGTACACGGACTCTTGCCCTGTCCGTTGCTCTATCCGGCGTTCCTGTATGCGTTCGTGCAGGGCTCGCCGACCGGTGGCTTCCTCGGACTGGCGGCGCTCGGACTCGGCACCGTTCCGTCGCTTTTCGTGTACGGAACGCTGTTCCAGTCGCTCAGCCTCGAGACCAGGGTCAAACTACATCGCGTTCTCGGCGTCGGATTCGTCGTGCTCGGCTACATTCCGCTGCAACACGGACTCGCGACCGTCGGCGTTCCACTACCACACCCACCGATTCCGTACTACCAGCCGTTGTAG
- a CDS encoding tRNA-binding protein: MVENPFDVEIRVGEVLEAEAFPEARKPKMTKLWIDLGGEHGEIQSAAQLDHHYDPEDLEGRQVLCATNLGSVRIAGFESEALTVGVPGEEEYPVLVEPDKEVPLGGLLF, from the coding sequence ATGGTCGAGAACCCCTTCGACGTCGAAATTCGCGTCGGCGAAGTGCTCGAGGCAGAGGCCTTCCCGGAGGCGCGGAAGCCGAAGATGACGAAGCTGTGGATCGATCTTGGCGGCGAACACGGCGAGATCCAGTCGGCCGCACAGCTGGATCATCACTACGACCCGGAGGACCTCGAGGGACGACAGGTGCTCTGTGCGACGAATCTCGGTTCGGTCAGGATTGCGGGCTTCGAATCCGAGGCCCTGACGGTTGGCGTCCCCGGAGAGGAGGAGTACCCGGTCCTGGTCGAACCCGACAAAGAGGTACCGCTGGGTGGGCTGTTGTTCTGA
- a CDS encoding SCO family protein — MNRRAVLGAGAAAGLSAVAGCLTGAFDDDASDDAVLGPPEDLGERGEPIYPTYGDPFPEFELADPIEETSVDVAAIDDDCLVCTAFFASCPAECIPLINSLSTVQANTFERGIDDRARFLAITFDPERDTAEELSNHADIMGVDLEAGNWHYLRPEDQEEAQSVVHDELGIPFEREDLGDDYDFRHITVTFLVNPDGYVERSYRGENPDSNQITDDLEQVLDDW; from the coding sequence ATGAACCGACGCGCTGTTCTGGGTGCAGGAGCGGCGGCCGGTCTGTCCGCCGTCGCCGGCTGTCTGACTGGAGCGTTCGACGACGACGCAAGCGACGACGCCGTACTCGGTCCGCCGGAGGACCTCGGGGAACGGGGAGAGCCGATCTATCCGACCTACGGTGATCCGTTTCCGGAGTTCGAACTCGCCGACCCGATCGAGGAAACGTCGGTCGACGTCGCCGCCATCGACGACGACTGTCTCGTCTGTACGGCGTTTTTCGCCAGTTGCCCCGCCGAGTGTATTCCGCTCATCAACTCGCTCTCGACGGTCCAGGCGAACACCTTCGAGCGGGGAATCGACGACCGGGCGCGGTTTCTCGCGATCACGTTCGACCCCGAACGCGACACGGCAGAGGAACTCTCCAACCACGCCGACATAATGGGCGTCGACCTCGAGGCGGGCAACTGGCACTATCTCCGTCCGGAAGACCAGGAGGAAGCACAGTCGGTCGTCCACGACGAACTGGGAATCCCGTTCGAGCGTGAGGATCTCGGTGACGACTACGACTTCAGACACATCACCGTCACCTTCCTCGTCAACCCGGACGGATACGTCGAACGAAGCTACCGGGGCGAAAACCCCGATTCCAACCAGATAACGGACGACCTCGAGCAGGTACTCGACGACTGGTGA
- a CDS encoding NosD domain-containing protein: MSSRLRRTVALSVVLVVAVVAVGLFVIDVDSSDPGPAPFDDTVSVGLSLADEYGLGADVELPKAQAYYSQYEYVVGYYGVETFAETQDSESHTQRFGYPLAVYVSDYSSVDVDLTDEGYPVTDGQPAWTDAEDAWYVTDSEASTPNGETVVPFSSREDATAFADAHDGTVRSWEGLLETEFDRDEATVVRDRVDDQHADADRRVEATTELRDRPVSIVVGEDAETIQEAIDDAPANTTVVVPEGEYDETLEIDHPITLAGDGDVTISGDGNGSVVTATADRTGLIGLEITGSGSERTGTGELPGDEPEDEEWDATFEQNYAGGDAGIAMHTASDSLVEDVTVHSSASGIILRRGGESVVRNATVYSPEEWTDGHAGILALHSPIVVEESSVSDGRDGLYAHRSEGLVVRDSTFDGNRLGVHLMHTSDALVTENEIHDQFNTGIYVMTGPERNALVDNDVRGGEYAIFMSGSDSYVAGNVLVDSRVGLRIDSAGTIYEDNVVAGNEIGAKERALLPTNRVYANDFVDNDVHGAAGTGPLRIWTEDGAGNYWQGATSLERGERTDRTYSPTAPVDQRLHSVDGTPTLARSPALDAMAGLQGSVPGMRTGSIVDLEPTCEPNNPDLLERSGWADRAWSCDRTTTP, from the coding sequence GTGTCCAGTCGCCTCCGACGTACCGTCGCGTTGAGCGTCGTCCTCGTCGTCGCCGTGGTTGCGGTCGGGCTCTTCGTGATCGACGTCGACTCGTCTGACCCCGGACCTGCGCCCTTCGACGATACCGTCTCCGTCGGCCTCTCGCTCGCCGACGAGTACGGACTCGGAGCGGACGTCGAACTCCCGAAAGCGCAGGCGTACTACTCCCAGTACGAGTACGTCGTCGGCTACTACGGCGTCGAAACGTTCGCCGAAACGCAAGACAGCGAGAGCCACACGCAGCGGTTCGGCTATCCGCTCGCCGTCTACGTCAGCGACTACTCGAGCGTCGACGTCGACCTGACCGACGAAGGGTATCCCGTCACCGACGGCCAGCCAGCCTGGACCGACGCCGAGGACGCGTGGTACGTCACCGACAGCGAGGCGAGCACGCCTAACGGCGAGACGGTCGTTCCGTTCTCCAGCCGGGAGGACGCGACGGCGTTCGCCGACGCCCACGACGGGACGGTCCGTTCGTGGGAGGGGCTCCTCGAGACGGAGTTCGACCGCGACGAGGCGACGGTCGTTCGCGACCGCGTCGACGACCAGCACGCGGACGCCGACCGGCGAGTCGAGGCGACGACCGAACTCCGTGACCGTCCGGTCTCGATCGTCGTCGGCGAGGACGCCGAGACGATTCAGGAAGCGATCGACGACGCGCCGGCGAACACGACGGTCGTCGTTCCCGAAGGCGAGTACGACGAGACCCTCGAGATCGATCACCCGATCACGCTCGCCGGTGACGGCGACGTGACGATCAGTGGCGACGGCAACGGCTCGGTCGTCACCGCGACCGCGGACCGGACGGGGCTGATCGGCCTCGAGATCACGGGATCGGGCTCGGAGCGAACGGGAACAGGCGAGTTGCCCGGCGACGAACCGGAAGACGAGGAGTGGGATGCGACCTTCGAGCAGAACTACGCGGGCGGTGACGCCGGTATCGCCATGCACACCGCGAGCGACTCGCTCGTCGAGGACGTGACGGTCCACTCCTCGGCTAGCGGGATCATCCTCCGGCGAGGCGGCGAGTCGGTCGTCCGAAACGCGACCGTCTACAGCCCCGAGGAGTGGACCGACGGTCACGCCGGCATCCTCGCGTTGCACTCGCCGATCGTCGTCGAGGAGTCGTCGGTGTCCGACGGTCGCGACGGCCTCTACGCACACCGATCCGAGGGACTGGTCGTCCGCGACAGTACCTTCGACGGGAACAGACTTGGCGTCCACCTGATGCACACCTCGGACGCACTCGTCACGGAAAACGAGATCCACGACCAGTTCAACACCGGCATCTACGTCATGACCGGCCCCGAGCGCAACGCCCTGGTCGACAACGACGTCCGGGGCGGCGAGTACGCGATTTTCATGAGCGGCAGCGACTCCTACGTCGCGGGGAACGTCCTCGTGGACAGTCGCGTCGGACTCCGCATCGACTCAGCGGGGACGATCTACGAGGACAACGTCGTCGCCGGCAACGAGATCGGCGCCAAAGAACGGGCACTGTTGCCGACGAATCGGGTGTACGCGAACGACTTCGTCGACAACGACGTTCACGGCGCCGCCGGCACTGGGCCGCTTCGCATCTGGACGGAAGACGGCGCGGGCAACTACTGGCAGGGCGCGACCAGCCTCGAGCGCGGCGAACGTACGGATCGGACCTACTCGCCGACAGCCCCCGTCGACCAGCGACTCCACAGCGTCGACGGCACCCCGACGCTCGCCCGCTCTCCCGCACTCGACGCGATGGCCGGCCTGCAGGGGAGCGTCCCCGGCATGCGGACCGGCAGCATCGTCGACCTGGAACCGACCTGTGAACCGAACAACCCGGACCTGCTCGAGCGAAGTGGCTGGGCTGATCGAGCGTGGTCCTGTGACCGAACGACGACACCATGA
- a CDS encoding ABC transporter ATP-binding protein, with amino-acid sequence MTEETATTATTASNATRTPILEATAVDHDYGEVSVLEDVSTTVDGGVVTALIGPNGSGKTTLLRVLAGLLEPTDGSITYHGGAATRRIGYLPQQPAFRPGFTVLETLQFYSSLVGVDESDAMERLEAVGLEDAAERPVEALSGGMTRLVGVAQATIGDPPVVVLDEPASGLDPGMSKHVFEVATELAAEGTAVLSSSHDLELVERSADEVVVLDDGRIVRQGAPAAITSELGVDSLRAVYEASVAADAGTVRVQGVSS; translated from the coding sequence ATGACAGAGGAGACAGCGACGACGGCGACGACTGCATCGAACGCGACGCGAACGCCGATACTGGAAGCGACGGCCGTCGATCACGACTACGGCGAGGTCTCCGTGCTGGAAGACGTCTCGACCACCGTCGACGGCGGCGTCGTGACCGCACTGATCGGTCCGAACGGCTCCGGGAAGACGACCCTGCTTCGGGTGCTTGCAGGACTGCTCGAGCCGACCGACGGCTCGATCACCTACCACGGCGGCGCGGCGACCCGTCGGATCGGCTACCTCCCACAGCAGCCAGCGTTCCGGCCCGGCTTTACCGTCCTCGAGACCCTCCAGTTTTACTCGTCGCTTGTCGGGGTCGACGAGTCCGACGCGATGGAGCGACTCGAGGCGGTCGGCCTCGAGGACGCGGCCGAACGACCCGTCGAGGCGCTTTCGGGCGGGATGACCCGGCTGGTCGGCGTCGCCCAGGCGACGATCGGCGACCCGCCCGTCGTGGTCCTCGACGAGCCAGCAAGCGGGCTCGATCCCGGGATGAGCAAACACGTTTTCGAGGTCGCGACGGAGCTCGCGGCCGAGGGGACGGCCGTCCTGTCGAGTTCCCACGACCTCGAACTCGTCGAACGTAGCGCCGACGAGGTCGTCGTGCTAGACGACGGTCGGATCGTCCGTCAGGGTGCGCCCGCCGCGATCACGTCCGAACTCGGGGTCGACTCGCTCCGTGCGGTCTACGAGGCGTCGGTCGCCGCCGACGCGGGAACCGTCCGCGTCCAGGGGGTGAGTTCCTGA
- a CDS encoding ABC transporter permease — MSTETKGERERSPAPATGHLLATIVRRELQTVVRTRTFYLLAAALAAVVLGITWIGDGYTAGYLPTVVDLLTPLELLVPIVAVAFGYRAILADEQRGELDVLETYPVSPREIVLGVYTGRAIGLAATIAVPLAMVAAAIAITDADTVAIYATHTGADSPVLFARFLVLTVLFGLVVLAIAVAISSLVSGTRSALGLSIVALVALLIGFDLALIYGLAEGVIGDADLLYSLAISPLSAYRGLVLETTVIVASGTGPQVASPLASVAGFAVWIVGSLAVAIWGVGR, encoded by the coding sequence ATGAGTACGGAGACGAAGGGAGAACGCGAACGGAGTCCTGCGCCCGCCACTGGGCACCTCCTCGCCACGATCGTCCGCCGAGAACTCCAGACGGTGGTCCGCACCCGGACGTTTTACCTGCTCGCGGCCGCACTCGCTGCCGTCGTCCTCGGGATCACCTGGATCGGCGACGGCTACACGGCTGGCTACCTGCCGACGGTCGTCGACCTGCTGACGCCGCTCGAGTTGCTCGTTCCGATCGTCGCCGTCGCCTTCGGCTATCGGGCCATTCTCGCCGACGAGCAGCGGGGTGAACTGGACGTCCTCGAGACGTATCCGGTCTCGCCGCGCGAGATCGTCCTTGGGGTCTATACCGGCCGTGCGATCGGGCTGGCGGCGACGATCGCCGTCCCGCTCGCCATGGTTGCGGCCGCGATTGCGATCACCGACGCCGACACCGTCGCGATCTACGCGACTCACACCGGCGCCGACTCGCCAGTTCTTTTCGCCCGATTTCTCGTGCTGACGGTTCTGTTCGGGCTGGTCGTACTCGCGATTGCCGTCGCTATCTCGTCGCTGGTCAGCGGCACCCGCAGTGCGCTCGGCCTGTCGATCGTCGCGCTCGTCGCCTTGCTGATCGGGTTCGATCTGGCGCTCATCTACGGGCTCGCGGAAGGCGTGATCGGCGACGCAGACCTGCTGTACTCGCTGGCGATCAGCCCACTGAGCGCGTACCGGGGGCTCGTGCTCGAGACGACCGTGATCGTCGCCTCGGGGACGGGGCCACAGGTCGCCTCACCGCTCGCGAGTGTGGCCGGCTTCGCCGTCTGGATCGTCGGTTCGCTCGCTGTCGCGATCTGGGGCGTCGGTCGGTAG
- a CDS encoding universal stress protein, with protein sequence MTHILVPLQVLEGESISAGLAALLEPTYVTLLGYHVLPEQTPPDQARQQYEARATAALEEVAAELGADEGTADYRLVFTHDAEQTFDRVAAETRSDVYAIPGATGPVDRLLVALTGDVAVDRIQSFVAELIGDRDIGVTLFLATDDERSGRQLLETTARSLADRGVDVRTELSVDEPPLEALADAAIDHGAVVVGERAPSLRTLVFGEEAERIAAESVGPVLVVRHLEDADETARSDR encoded by the coding sequence ATGACACACATACTCGTTCCACTCCAGGTTCTCGAGGGAGAATCGATCTCGGCCGGACTCGCGGCCCTGCTCGAGCCGACGTACGTGACCCTCCTGGGGTACCACGTCCTGCCCGAACAGACGCCACCCGACCAGGCGCGCCAGCAGTACGAAGCGCGCGCGACCGCCGCGCTCGAGGAGGTCGCGGCCGAACTCGGAGCCGACGAGGGGACCGCCGACTATCGGCTCGTGTTCACCCACGACGCCGAGCAGACGTTCGACCGCGTCGCCGCGGAGACGCGCTCGGACGTCTACGCCATCCCTGGCGCGACCGGCCCGGTCGACCGGCTGCTCGTCGCGCTGACCGGTGACGTCGCCGTCGACCGGATACAGTCGTTCGTCGCGGAGCTGATCGGCGACCGCGATATCGGCGTCACGCTCTTTCTCGCGACCGACGACGAGCGTTCGGGGCGGCAACTGCTCGAGACAACCGCCAGGAGCCTCGCGGACCGGGGAGTCGACGTCCGAACCGAACTCTCGGTCGACGAACCGCCGCTCGAGGCACTCGCCGACGCAGCGATCGATCACGGTGCCGTCGTCGTGGGCGAGCGAGCGCCGTCGCTGCGGACGCTCGTCTTCGGCGAGGAAGCCGAACGAATCGCCGCCGAGTCGGTCGGCCCCGTGCTCGTGGTCCGACATCTCGAGGACGCCGACGAGACAGCACGAAGCGATCGCTGA
- a CDS encoding nitrous oxide reductase accessory protein NosL — MELTSAGKRNGVTRRTVLAGVGGAGIVALAGCSSADDDVPDPISIDEEQTCDNCTMGIGQHPGPVGQTHYEDPEAVVDEDRPAQFCSSLCTYSHTFEQEEADNAPEVVYLTDYSSVEYDIETDDGTEEISSHLEAETFAVAGDLLLVVDSDVHGSMGRSLIGFSDGDEAEAFQDEYGGDLYDHEDVTGDLVMSLMN; from the coding sequence ATGGAGTTGACGTCAGCAGGAAAACGAAATGGTGTAACACGCCGAACGGTGCTCGCCGGCGTCGGGGGAGCCGGTATCGTGGCACTCGCCGGCTGTTCCAGCGCGGACGACGACGTTCCGGACCCGATCTCGATCGACGAGGAACAGACCTGTGACAACTGTACGATGGGGATCGGTCAACATCCCGGCCCGGTCGGACAGACTCACTACGAGGACCCCGAAGCCGTCGTCGACGAGGACAGGCCGGCCCAGTTCTGCAGTTCGCTCTGTACGTACAGCCACACGTTCGAACAGGAGGAGGCTGACAACGCCCCAGAAGTCGTCTACCTGACCGATTACTCGAGCGTCGAGTACGACATCGAGACGGACGACGGTACCGAGGAGATCAGCAGCCATCTCGAGGCGGAGACGTTCGCGGTCGCTGGCGATCTCCTGCTGGTCGTCGACAGCGACGTCCACGGTTCGATGGGCCGGTCGTTGATCGGCTTTTCGGACGGAGACGAGGCCGAGGCCTTCCAGGACGAGTACGGTGGCGACCTGTACGACCACGAGGACGTGACCGGCGACCTCGTCATGTCGCTTATGAACTAG
- a CDS encoding APC family permease: protein MDEASPSAEGTNVEGESPVVERTVETDEATYTDDAELERTLGLTGGLAIGIGTMIGAGIFVFPGLAAEQAGPAASASFAIGAVVALLVALPASELATAMPKSGGGYYFISRGLGTLAGTVVGLSLWFGLVFATAFYLVGFGYYAVDTLAELGITVGEGLVIPIALLFGAGFTVLNVTGTENAAKLQNGIVALLLSILVVFLAYGGLDAAGVVGEPSVPEQFAPAGIFPVFTTAALVFTSYLGFAQVATVAGEMKDPGRNLPLAMVGSVLIVGVLYVVTIFVATSGLGSDRLGDLGETAMVEVGRHYLGPVGAFAIVFGGLLATMSSANASVLSTSRSIYAVSRDALLPRKASRINLRYGTPHVALGMAGGPILVLTATGEVELLAEVASFLHLIMYGLICVALIALRRDEPEWYDPDFRVPGYPVVPILGAICSFVLILFMQLASQLIGVGIMLLTAVWYFYYARDVQLRGAL from the coding sequence ATGGACGAGGCGTCTCCGTCGGCCGAGGGGACCAACGTCGAGGGCGAATCACCCGTAGTCGAACGGACGGTCGAGACCGACGAAGCAACCTACACCGACGACGCGGAACTCGAGCGGACGCTGGGACTGACGGGTGGGCTCGCGATCGGGATCGGGACGATGATCGGCGCGGGCATCTTCGTCTTTCCCGGACTGGCGGCCGAGCAAGCTGGCCCCGCGGCGTCGGCGTCGTTCGCCATCGGTGCCGTCGTCGCCCTGCTGGTCGCGTTGCCGGCCTCGGAACTCGCGACGGCGATGCCGAAGAGTGGCGGCGGCTACTACTTCATCTCGCGCGGGCTGGGGACGCTCGCGGGGACCGTCGTCGGCCTTTCGTTGTGGTTCGGGCTGGTGTTCGCGACGGCGTTTTACCTCGTCGGCTTCGGTTACTACGCGGTCGACACGCTCGCGGAACTCGGGATCACGGTCGGTGAGGGACTGGTCATCCCGATCGCCCTGCTTTTCGGCGCGGGCTTTACAGTTCTCAACGTCACAGGAACCGAGAACGCGGCGAAGCTCCAGAACGGGATCGTCGCGCTGTTGCTCTCGATCCTGGTCGTCTTCCTCGCGTACGGCGGGCTCGACGCGGCCGGCGTCGTGGGCGAACCGAGCGTGCCGGAGCAGTTCGCACCCGCTGGGATATTCCCCGTGTTCACGACCGCCGCGCTCGTGTTCACCTCGTATCTCGGCTTCGCACAGGTCGCGACCGTCGCCGGCGAGATGAAAGATCCCGGACGGAACCTGCCGCTGGCGATGGTCGGCTCGGTGCTGATCGTCGGCGTGCTCTACGTGGTGACGATCTTCGTCGCGACGAGCGGGCTCGGGAGCGACAGGCTCGGCGACCTCGGCGAGACGGCGATGGTCGAGGTCGGTCGCCACTACCTCGGCCCCGTCGGAGCGTTCGCGATCGTCTTCGGCGGCCTGCTGGCGACGATGTCCAGCGCTAACGCCTCCGTTCTAAGTACGTCCCGCTCGATTTACGCCGTCTCGAGGGACGCCCTGTTACCCAGGAAAGCGAGCCGGATCAACCTCCGGTACGGTACGCCACACGTCGCGCTGGGGATGGCCGGCGGCCCGATCCTCGTGTTGACCGCAACCGGGGAGGTCGAACTGCTCGCGGAGGTCGCCTCCTTCCTCCATCTCATCATGTACGGGCTGATCTGCGTCGCGCTGATCGCCCTGCGTCGCGACGAACCCGAGTGGTACGATCCCGATTTCCGGGTGCCGGGCTACCCCGTCGTCCCGATACTGGGTGCGATCTGTAGTTTCGTGCTGATCCTGTTCATGCAACTGGCCTCACAGCTCATCGGTGTCGGGATCATGCTCCTGACCGCCGTCTGGTATTTCTACTACGCCCGCGACGTTCAGTTGAGAGGTGCACTATGA
- a CDS encoding outer membrane protein assembly factor BamB family protein, with product MRRRPFLRAAGALSVATLATTAGCLSRADDEPGSIEDRDYSGYDDGTVAWPEEGFDAANTGYNPDAELLESDLESTKITTDGSGIRTDLGGSGVAVVEDRVYFGTGGGNVVCYGVDGKRRWSYEADPGAGVRTAPTVTRDVVYVSSENGSYALDAEDGDELWTSDAGIRWGSSVVADGRLYALSGRDGGALDLETGELDWSAETWARGAYAVADGILYAVGSIEGGEIAAFEDGEELWSRSDVGEFYAPPAVADDVVLACTKPGELYALDRDTGETVWVYERPHYATASTTPAVAHGQVYLPPGNSDWTRCLDLESGDELWTIRTSLYLSQPTAVADGVYFGTPNEGTFAVEPDGTIRWHDEDLRLSVPISAVGERLYAVPSVGPFGSGDVYLLEN from the coding sequence ATGCGCCGCCGCCCGTTCCTCCGCGCCGCTGGAGCCCTCTCTGTTGCCACGCTTGCGACGACCGCTGGCTGTCTCTCGAGGGCCGACGACGAACCTGGATCGATCGAGGACCGCGACTACAGTGGCTACGACGACGGCACCGTCGCCTGGCCCGAAGAGGGGTTCGACGCCGCAAACACGGGATACAACCCCGACGCCGAGTTGCTCGAGTCGGATCTCGAGTCGACGAAGATCACGACCGACGGTTCGGGTATCCGCACGGATCTAGGCGGCAGTGGCGTCGCCGTCGTCGAGGATCGAGTCTACTTCGGAACTGGCGGGGGCAACGTGGTATGTTATGGCGTCGACGGGAAACGGCGCTGGAGCTACGAGGCAGATCCGGGTGCCGGCGTTCGGACGGCTCCCACGGTCACCCGCGACGTCGTCTACGTCTCTTCGGAGAACGGGAGCTACGCGCTCGACGCCGAGGACGGCGACGAACTGTGGACCAGTGACGCCGGGATTCGGTGGGGCTCGTCGGTCGTCGCGGACGGCCGACTCTACGCGCTCAGCGGCCGTGACGGTGGTGCCCTGGATCTCGAGACGGGCGAACTCGACTGGTCGGCCGAGACGTGGGCCAGAGGAGCGTACGCGGTAGCCGATGGGATCCTCTACGCGGTCGGAAGCATCGAGGGTGGAGAAATCGCCGCGTTCGAGGATGGAGAAGAGCTGTGGAGTCGGTCCGACGTCGGGGAGTTCTACGCACCGCCGGCGGTCGCCGACGACGTCGTCCTCGCCTGCACCAAACCGGGAGAACTCTACGCGCTCGATCGCGACACCGGAGAGACGGTCTGGGTGTACGAGCGCCCCCACTACGCGACGGCGAGCACGACGCCAGCCGTCGCTCACGGCCAGGTCTACTTGCCCCCCGGAAACAGCGACTGGACGCGGTGTCTCGACCTCGAGTCGGGCGACGAACTGTGGACGATCCGGACTTCCCTCTACCTGAGCCAGCCGACGGCCGTCGCCGACGGGGTCTACTTCGGGACGCCGAACGAGGGGACGTTCGCGGTCGAACCCGATGGCACGATTCGCTGGCACGACGAGGACCTGCGCCTCAGTGTGCCGATATCCGCCGTCGGCGAGCGCCTGTACGCGGTCCCGTCCGTCGGACCGTTCGGGAGCGGGGACGTCTATCTGCTCGAGAACTGA